The proteins below come from a single Halomonas binhaiensis genomic window:
- a CDS encoding cupin domain-containing protein, whose product MKEVQFPKAPVQLNDEEISTELASIDIPDIVVPDYGKPLLERRMRCRLLECRPGGTIAIHSHENRPAILYVLEGTGVEHTNQSKDPVNWKAGDCFSEYNDVEHWVKNTSDKNPLKVLTFDLLDDGPKPDSSDCGSGC is encoded by the coding sequence ATGAAAGAAGTACAATTCCCCAAAGCCCCTGTTCAGCTCAATGATGAAGAAATATCAACAGAGCTAGCCTCTATCGATATTCCAGATATCGTCGTTCCTGATTATGGAAAGCCTCTTCTGGAAAGACGTATGCGTTGCCGACTTCTCGAATGTCGCCCCGGTGGAACCATCGCCATTCATTCACATGAGAATCGCCCTGCCATCCTCTACGTACTCGAAGGTACAGGGGTAGAACATACTAACCAATCGAAGGATCCTGTTAACTGGAAAGCAGGTGACTGCTTCTCAGAGTACAATGATGTCGAACATTGGGTAAAGAACACTTCCGACAAGAACCCATTGAAAGTTCTCACATTTGACCTTCTTGACGATGGTCCAAAACCAGATAGCTCCGACTGCGGTAGCGGCTGTTAA
- a CDS encoding carboxymuconolactone decarboxylase family protein has translation MPQNNNLTLRGRNIMNQLEPGLADKLTNSLKELDEDLPSIITDFVFGAVVGRKGLDIKIREMLTVASLVSLGNAHDQLELHMKGALNVGVTPQDLLEVVIQMSVYAGFPAFLNGLTAYRAALAATGHALPAASGLK, from the coding sequence ATGCCACAGAATAATAATCTCACACTGCGCGGTCGCAACATCATGAATCAGCTTGAGCCAGGATTGGCTGACAAACTGACTAATTCATTGAAAGAGCTGGATGAAGACCTTCCAAGTATCATTACGGACTTTGTATTTGGTGCTGTTGTTGGTCGAAAGGGGCTAGATATCAAGATAAGAGAAATGCTGACAGTAGCATCCCTGGTGAGCCTAGGAAATGCACATGATCAACTAGAATTACACATGAAGGGAGCGCTGAATGTAGGCGTCACTCCCCAAGACTTGTTGGAAGTGGTTATTCAGATGTCAGTATATGCAGGGTTTCCCGCATTTCTAAATGGTCTGACGGCATACCGTGCGGCACTAGCAGCAACGGGGCATGCTCTACCAGCAGCTTCAGGGCTGAAATGA